Within the Ochrobactrum sp. Marseille-Q0166 genome, the region ATCATCCCAGATGCCATCGCCGCCACGCTGGCCGCAGAGCTTGGAAATGGTTGAGATATGCGTGCCTTCAACGGTGATGGCTGCAGGCAGCGACCAGAGGTCGGCAAATGACGGATTGGACAGGCGCAAACGGCCGTCGGAACCGAACACGGCGACGGCTTCGCCAAGGTGATCAAGCGTTTCGCCCTGCACCTTGATCAGCGTGTTGTAACGACCTTCAAGCTCGAACTTCTCAGTCATGTTCTCGAAGAACCACGTCACGCCGCCTTGCGGATGCGGATTGGCAACCACGCGCAGGATACGGGTATCCGGCAGATGCCACATATGTTCCTCCGGCTCGACAGCACGGTAGGCCGCAAGCATGGAATCCTTCCATTTGCGCCATTCCGGCTGTTCGGGCAGCTTGCCTTCCGAACGCAGGCGGTCAAACAGCAGCGTATTGCTTGGATGCGTCTCAAGCCAGGCCGTGTCGAGCGACCAGAGCGAGACGAAAGCCTGATTGAAGAATTGCAGCTTCATGTCCGGATCGAAGATCGCCACAGCGGTTGAAAGCTGATCGAGCGTCTCGGCATGGCTCTTCAATGTACGGCTCAACTCTTCGCGAATCTGCTCGACTTCGCTTAGATCAAAGCCCAAACCGGCAGAACCTGCCTCCGCACTCACATCCGTCACATCGAAAATGCGGCGATCGCCACGCACGACTGCGGGCAGTTTTTCGTAAAGATCAGGCTCGGCAAACCGGTCGCGTTCGAGACGCTGGCGCGCCTGTGCGCCAAAGAGTTCGCGACGCTCAGACGTCGCCTGTGTGCCGTCCACGGCATCCACGGCCCGTGCATAGGCTGCATTGACCCATTCCATCCGCCCATCGGTGCCACGCACCCAGACCGGCTGTTCAAGACGGTCGAGCAGATGGCGCAACAATGCCAGCTTTTCTGATAGCTCGCGGTTCTGTGCCTGAAGTGCTGCACGCTCGGCCTGCACGCCCTGAAGACCAAGGAAACGCACGATAGCAAAGCTTCCGGAAGTACGGCCATAGACGTCGAGCAGGGTGCCATTGCTGGTTTCAACCGTCAGATCAAAAGCATGAGCCTGTTCTCGTAAGGCAGAAACCGCGCGTTCAAGCTCGGCAACCGATTGTGGCCGCAGCCAGCGACCAAAAGCAAGGAAATGCGAACGATCCTGTGGTGCGCCGCTATCAAATGGTAGTTGCCCGACAACATCGGCGCGTGCGCCGTGGGCATCCCAGACAATTGCACGCTGATCTTTGAGATTAAGCAAAGCTTCATTGCGCTGCGCGGTCAGATTCATATCCGAGAGGCGCGAGCGCAACTCATTGTTTTGCTGCGCAATTTTTGAGCGGTCGCGAATAAGCCAGCCAGCAGAGAGCAGGGCCGCCCCCATCGCGCCAAGAAACATCGAAAACTGGATGACTTCAAAAGCTCCGACACTGCCACCGAAAGGCAATTCGATGCGTGCGGAATTTTCAGCGCCTTGCGCAAA harbors:
- a CDS encoding PAS domain-containing sensor histidine kinase; this encodes MPETGSTGSLRSKSANSAGRHLKASLSLAASPLKRVVLTASVSFAALVAAVPAFAQGAENSARIELPFGGSVGAFEVIQFSMFLGAMGAALLSAGWLIRDRSKIAQQNNELRSRLSDMNLTAQRNEALLNLKDQRAIVWDAHGARADVVGQLPFDSGAPQDRSHFLAFGRWLRPQSVAELERAVSALREQAHAFDLTVETSNGTLLDVYGRTSGSFAIVRFLGLQGVQAERAALQAQNRELSEKLALLRHLLDRLEQPVWVRGTDGRMEWVNAAYARAVDAVDGTQATSERRELFGAQARQRLERDRFAEPDLYEKLPAVVRGDRRIFDVTDVSAEAGSAGLGFDLSEVEQIREELSRTLKSHAETLDQLSTAVAIFDPDMKLQFFNQAFVSLWSLDTAWLETHPSNTLLFDRLRSEGKLPEQPEWRKWKDSMLAAYRAVEPEEHMWHLPDTRILRVVANPHPQGGVTWFFENMTEKFELEGRYNTLIKVQGETLDHLGEAVAVFGSDGRLRLSNPSFADLWSLPAAITVEGTHISTISKLCGQRGGDGIWDDFVSSVTGFLDERNGRMGQVELDDGVILSYAVVPLPKGQTMLTFMDVTDTVRVERALKEKNEALSLADQIKNDFVQHVSYELRSPLTNIIGFTELLQTPAFGSLNERQLEYLDHIGTSSAVLLTIVNDILDLATVDAGIMQLDIDDVAVMDEISAAAKRVSERLQEHDIALNVDIADDVQTFRADANRVRQVLFNLLSNASNYAPEGSTVSLQVVREGTDILFAVHDDGPGMPGDVLDTVFKRFQAYQNGGRRRGVGLGLSIVKSFVELHDGRVEIETGKDIGTTVICRFPSEARSFRVAAE